The following proteins are co-located in the Roseiconus lacunae genome:
- the ispH gene encoding 4-hydroxy-3-methylbut-2-enyl diphosphate reductase, translating to MKIVLAAPRGFCAGVNMAVDSLELTLKHFGAPVYVYHEIVHNQYVVEMFKSKGAVFVDSIDEVPRDSVVMFSAHGVSPEIRSAAKARNLTALDATCPLVTKVHLEAIRYAKGGYTIFLIGHEGHDEVIGTLGEAPDAIILVEDEDDVDKLTVTDESKLALLTQTTLSVDDANRIITKLRARFPSIESPPKGDICYATQNRQDAVKTLSDDADVVVVLGSQNSSNSARLKELAEERGRRAFLIDGPQDLSIDDFSANDVVLITAGASAPESVVQETIEWLKAQFDASVELATVREESVHFPLPKPLRAIAKEAAKVAE from the coding sequence ATGAAAATCGTACTGGCGGCCCCACGTGGATTTTGTGCCGGAGTCAACATGGCGGTCGATTCGCTCGAATTGACTTTGAAACATTTTGGCGCACCGGTCTACGTGTACCACGAGATCGTTCACAACCAGTATGTCGTCGAAATGTTCAAGTCTAAAGGCGCCGTCTTTGTCGATTCAATCGACGAGGTCCCTCGGGATAGCGTCGTCATGTTTTCTGCTCACGGCGTCTCACCGGAAATCCGCAGCGCAGCCAAAGCTAGAAATCTGACCGCCCTCGATGCGACCTGTCCGTTGGTCACCAAAGTTCACTTGGAAGCGATCAGATACGCCAAAGGCGGCTACACCATCTTTCTGATCGGACACGAAGGCCATGACGAAGTGATCGGAACGCTTGGCGAGGCCCCCGACGCAATCATTCTGGTCGAAGACGAAGACGACGTGGACAAACTGACGGTCACCGATGAATCGAAACTCGCGCTGCTGACCCAAACGACGCTAAGTGTGGACGATGCCAACCGCATCATTACGAAATTGCGTGCCCGATTCCCGAGTATCGAAAGCCCACCGAAAGGCGACATTTGTTACGCCACGCAAAACCGACAGGACGCCGTCAAAACCCTTTCCGATGATGCCGATGTGGTAGTCGTGCTGGGCAGTCAAAACAGCAGCAACAGCGCGCGGCTAAAGGAACTCGCCGAGGAACGCGGACGCCGCGCCTTCCTGATCGATGGGCCCCAAGACTTAAGCATCGACGATTTTTCGGCAAATGACGTCGTACTGATTACTGCCGGAGCAAGCGCCCCCGAGTCGGTGGTACAAGAGACAATTGAATGGCTAAAAGCTCAATTCGATGCCTCAGTCGAACTCGCCACTGTCCGCGAGGAGTCGGTGCATTTTCCACTTCCCAAACCGCTCCGCGCGATCGCCAAAGAAGCCGCGAAGGTCGCCGAGTGA
- a CDS encoding PP2C family protein-serine/threonine phosphatase, whose amino-acid sequence MTKHHTDPKADTTLDLEVPLHQTLEVAGRSDVGQKRAENQDHFLIADLRRQLKIRDTNVAHDGCGNELFGCQEGHLLVVADGMGGHSNGEAASRIAIESSARYVLDMMQWFLKLTSTAEDDFVDELSQCLVSIQQKLWSQPRDGGRTMGTTVTMAYVIPPKMYVVHAGDSRCYLIRDGEVKQLTTDHTVAQQLVQDGGFDQDDPSLQQWRHVLWNCVGAGDKVVRPEAIRVDLQHGDQIVLCSDGLSGVVEEPTILKTVTDAKNCQAAADRLTQLANKKGGPDNITVVAARLCSKAIQG is encoded by the coding sequence ATGACCAAGCACCATACCGATCCAAAAGCTGATACGACGCTCGACTTGGAAGTTCCCCTTCATCAAACACTTGAAGTTGCGGGGCGGTCGGATGTGGGACAAAAACGTGCCGAAAACCAAGATCATTTCTTGATCGCCGATCTGCGGCGACAATTAAAGATCCGCGACACAAACGTGGCGCACGACGGCTGTGGAAATGAGCTCTTCGGTTGCCAAGAAGGACATTTGCTTGTCGTTGCCGATGGCATGGGTGGTCATTCCAATGGTGAAGCGGCGAGCCGGATCGCGATTGAGTCGTCCGCCCGGTATGTGCTCGACATGATGCAATGGTTCCTCAAGTTGACTTCGACCGCCGAAGACGACTTTGTTGATGAACTGTCACAGTGTTTAGTTTCTATCCAGCAGAAGCTATGGTCACAGCCCCGTGACGGGGGCCGAACGATGGGCACGACCGTAACGATGGCCTACGTGATCCCGCCAAAGATGTATGTCGTGCACGCCGGTGACAGCCGTTGTTACCTGATCCGCGACGGTGAGGTCAAACAGTTGACGACGGATCACACCGTCGCTCAACAACTGGTTCAAGACGGCGGGTTCGACCAAGACGATCCTTCACTGCAACAGTGGCGTCATGTCCTTTGGAATTGTGTCGGCGCGGGTGACAAAGTAGTTCGCCCGGAAGCGATTCGTGTGGACTTGCAACATGGCGATCAAATCGTGTTGTGTAGTGACGGGCTGTCAGGTGTGGTTGAAGAACCAACGATCCTGAAAACGGTGACTGACGCAAAAAACTGCCAAGCCGCCGCTGACCGACTGACACAACTGGCAAACAAAAAAGGTGGTCCCGACAACATCACCGTCGTCGCCGCTCGCCTCTGTT
- a CDS encoding hypervirulence associated TUDOR domain-containing protein yields the protein MGQKFQVKQHVQWKHGANVAEGQITEAFKEKVTRTIKGNEVTRNATEDNPAYLIEQEDGDRVLKSESELSKAN from the coding sequence ATGGGTCAGAAATTTCAGGTCAAGCAACATGTTCAGTGGAAGCACGGCGCTAACGTCGCTGAAGGACAGATCACAGAGGCGTTTAAAGAAAAAGTGACTCGGACCATCAAGGGGAACGAGGTCACGCGAAACGCAACGGAAGACAATCCGGCCTATTTGATCGAGCAGGAAGACGGCGATCGAGTGCTGAAAAGCGAGTCAGAATTATCAAAGGCAAATTGA
- a CDS encoding 3-keto-disaccharide hydrolase, which produces MTSTQENEAVVEPEADASSDTSKSVSSPSQQSYEVTEAELLDARLPREEVAEGWVRLFDGHTFFGWQISGEANFRVQDNAVVVDDGEKGLICTSTTWGDFELVLQFNADADTNSGVFVRTPLSPENPAEDCYEINIAPDDNPFPTGSIVQRQKVDAEAAGEQKPEQWREMKIIAEGQTVTVELDGKLVCQYEDPAKLQAHRIGLQHNSGRVAFRDIKIRPLGFKPMIDAELTQWKRYPEMEGEFTVNDDGQLHVDGGKTQLETLETYGDFFLRSDYRIDQPDMNSGIFFRCIPGDEMMGYECQINNDFKDQSRLSPVDCGTGGIFRRQDARVVAGENGTWATVVLQAYQNHIAAWVNGVQVSDWEDTRPPDENPRRGRRDQAGTIIIQGHDPTTDVLYRDMQISTVK; this is translated from the coding sequence GTGACGAGTACGCAGGAGAACGAGGCTGTCGTCGAACCCGAAGCAGACGCTAGCAGCGACACTTCGAAGTCTGTTTCATCGCCCTCGCAACAATCTTATGAAGTGACCGAGGCGGAATTGCTCGACGCGCGGCTTCCGCGCGAAGAGGTTGCCGAAGGCTGGGTCAGGCTTTTCGACGGCCACACGTTCTTCGGTTGGCAGATCAGTGGCGAGGCAAATTTTCGGGTGCAAGATAACGCTGTCGTTGTCGATGATGGCGAGAAAGGACTGATCTGTACCTCGACGACTTGGGGTGATTTTGAATTGGTTCTTCAGTTCAATGCCGACGCCGACACGAACAGCGGTGTGTTCGTGCGTACTCCGCTAAGTCCGGAAAACCCGGCCGAGGACTGCTACGAGATCAATATCGCGCCCGACGATAACCCTTTCCCAACCGGCAGTATCGTTCAGCGTCAAAAGGTGGACGCCGAAGCGGCCGGGGAACAAAAGCCGGAACAGTGGCGTGAGATGAAAATCATTGCCGAAGGTCAGACGGTTACGGTCGAGCTTGATGGGAAGCTCGTTTGCCAATACGAAGATCCCGCCAAACTTCAAGCTCATCGCATCGGTCTGCAACACAACTCGGGCCGCGTTGCGTTCCGCGATATCAAGATTCGGCCGTTGGGTTTCAAGCCAATGATCGATGCGGAACTGACGCAGTGGAAACGCTATCCAGAAATGGAGGGAGAGTTCACGGTCAACGACGACGGCCAGCTTCATGTCGACGGAGGCAAAACACAATTGGAAACGCTGGAAACCTACGGCGATTTCTTCCTGCGAAGCGACTATAGGATTGATCAGCCCGACATGAACTCGGGGATCTTTTTTCGTTGTATTCCCGGCGATGAAATGATGGGTTACGAATGCCAGATTAACAACGACTTTAAAGATCAATCGCGGTTGTCACCGGTCGACTGTGGAACCGGGGGGATATTTCGCCGACAGGATGCCAGGGTGGTCGCCGGGGAAAACGGGACCTGGGCAACGGTTGTGTTGCAGGCTTATCAGAATCATATCGCCGCTTGGGTCAATGGTGTACAGGTCAGCGATTGGGAAGACACCCGCCCGCCAGACGAGAATCCACGTCGCGGTCGACGCGATCAGGCCGGCACAATCATCATTCAAGGTCATGACCCGACGACCGATGTGCTCTACCGAGACATGCAGATCTCGACAGTGAAATGA